The Candidatus Hydrogenedentota bacterium genome segment TCGATGCGGGGATTCTTCTCGCGACTCCGGAGCATGGCGGCGTAGGAGCCGTCGGTGCTGCCATCGTCGATGAAGAGGATGCGGTACTCTTGATCGGCCAGTACCGACGCGATACCCTCGGCCAGCGGCTCAAGGGTGGCCTCTTCATTGCAAGCCGGTATGACGACACAAAGCTTCATCCGTCCTCATTCGTAGGAGAGCGCCCGGAAGCGCCGCAGTATACAGGCACACACGGCCCCGCGCCTGATTCTTCGATTCTGTTCCCCCTTGGCCGAATGCGACGATAGCATATTCGGCCCGCTCCG includes the following:
- a CDS encoding glycosyltransferase; this translates as MKLCVVIPACNEEATLEPLAEGIASVLADQEYRILFIDDGSTDGSYAAMLRSREKNPRI